CCCCTTGATATAAAGGCTTACTGGAACCAATGTGTAACCTTTTTCTCTGACTTTACGCGCCAGCAAGTTTATTTCGTCACGGTGCAATAAGAGTTTCCTGTCCCGGTTTGGCTCATGGCTGATAGAAAAAGCACTAGCGGATTCATACCGGGGAACATGCGCTCCTATCAGCCATAATTCCCCATCACGTGGTCTGATATAGGCTTCATTCAGGCTTATTCTGCCCATACGAATTGATTTTATCTCGCTGCCGCTGAGTACTATCCCGGCTTCAACGACGTCTTCTATATGATAATTATGATAGGCTTTGCGATTAGTGGCGATTTTTCTGGTTTCCATTTTTTACTCCAACGTAATCAAAGTTAATAATAGCATTATTTACTCTGTTTTATCAGCCGGATGAATATTTGTCTGGCTGATGCTATATTGATAAGCTGAAAACTGTAATACCCAGATGGTTTCATTAGTAGTTCTTGTGGTCGTATTCGTCCTGATCGCTGTTCGGCAAATCGGCCGCTTCCGTTTGCAAATATGGCATATTATGTCGGCTGGAGCCGTTGCAGTACTCGCTGCCGGACAGATCTCCGCAACCGAAGCTATTACTTCTATCAATATAGATGTGATGCTTTTCCTGCTGGGAATGTTTATTGTAGGCCAAGCTCTCGAAGAAAGTGGTTATCTTGCCCATATATCTTCCCGGTTTTTCGGTAACGCCCGCTCACTGGATGCCCTGGTATTGCTGGTGTTGTTTGGGATGGGCTTTCTATCGGCAATACTGATGAATGATACCCTGGCAATAGTGGGCACTCCAGTGGTGGTGATGTTATCTAAGAAAACAAATACTGCCCCCAGAATACTTCTGTTGGCACTCGCTTTTGCAGTTACTATTGGTAGTGTAATGAGCCCAATAGGCAACCCGCAAAATTTATTGGTTGCCAGCCAGGGAGGACTTGCAAATCCGTTTGTTACCTTTTTATCCTGGTTGGCGGTACCGACTGTAATCAACCTGCTGATTGTCTACGTTGTTTTAAGATTATTTTTCTGGCGCCATTTTGCTAATCGTATGCTAGATCGTCAGGTGGAACTTATCAGGGAGGAAAAACTTGCTCGTTTATGTCAGTTCTCCCTCTTGATAATTATTATCATGGTTGGTTTAAAAGTGCTGGCAGTGTTCATCATGCCTGAGTTCGACTTTAGGTTAACCTATATTGCTATAGCTGCCTGCCTGCCAATTGTGTTGCTATACAAACGCCGGTTGGGAGTAGTAAGTCGAATAGACTGGTCAACCCTGGTGTTCTTTGCTACCATGTTTATCTTGATGGAGAGTGTATGGGCGAGTGGTGTATTTCAGGAAACTTTGATTCTTGCGAATGTCGATATCAGTCAGCCTCCAGCGGTTATGGGTATCAGTGTTATTCTCAGTCAGCTAATATCTAATGTTCCCCTGGTTGCGCTTTATTTACCAATGCTGATTGAACAGGGCGCCGGCACTGCTTCTATGATGGCACTGGCGGCAGGTTCAACAATAGCGGGCAATTTTACTATCCTGGGGGCTGCTTCCAACGTAATTATTATTCAGAATGCTGAAAGGAGATGTGGCCAGACTCTTGGCTTTTGGGAGTTTGTCCGTGTCGGGATTCCGTTAACGCTATCAAATATTCTGGTCTACTGGTTGTTTATAAGTATACATTAATTACCAGGCGACCCGGATTTTATGACAAAGAACCGCTGGACGATTTAGCTTTACAAAGGCTTGTTTCAACAGTATTGTTAATTTAAAATGAGCCTGCTGGAATATCGTTTATGAGAATAGAAGGTACTGGTACTACCGAACATATTGGATCGGTGAAAGTGTATGGTGTACGCCGGATGCTGGAGTTGGATTCCGGTTTGGCGACGATTACTACTGCCAGGGGGAAGCCAGAGACCCAAAAAATATCTCTTGAAGATATCCGGAATGTAGAACAGCGGGAATACTCAGAAACACTGGTGCTGGGAGGCGACATTCAGCAGAACGCGCACATATTAAACGCGATCAAGCAAACTGGCCTGGATTATGTTTTTGGTGGCAAGTTTTTTGAGGTAGCCTCCGGCAACGATAAAGGCAAAGCTGTCAAGATTCTTAATGAGCTTTACGAGCTGAATTACGGCGAGGTATTTGCCGTAAGTATAGGGGACAGTGAAAATGACCAGTCGTTGCCCCTGGCGGTAGACGATCCATATCTTGTTCTTGGCTCA
The Dehalococcoidales bacterium DNA segment above includes these coding regions:
- a CDS encoding SLC13 family permease produces the protein MVSLVVLVVVFVLIAVRQIGRFRLQIWHIMSAGAVAVLAAGQISATEAITSINIDVMLFLLGMFIVGQALEESGYLAHISSRFFGNARSLDALVLLVLFGMGFLSAILMNDTLAIVGTPVVVMLSKKTNTAPRILLLALAFAVTIGSVMSPIGNPQNLLVASQGGLANPFVTFLSWLAVPTVINLLIVYVVLRLFFWRHFANRMLDRQVELIREEKLARLCQFSLLIIIIMVGLKVLAVFIMPEFDFRLTYIAIAACLPIVLLYKRRLGVVSRIDWSTLVFFATMFILMESVWASGVFQETLILANVDISQPPAVMGISVILSQLISNVPLVALYLPMLIEQGAGTASMMALAAGSTIAGNFTILGAASNVIIIQNAERRCGQTLGFWEFVRVGIPLTLSNILVYWLFISIH
- the smpB gene encoding SsrA-binding protein SmpB gives rise to the protein METRKIATNRKAYHNYHIEDVVEAGIVLSGSEIKSIRMGRISLNEAYIRPRDGELWLIGAHVPRYESASAFSISHEPNRDRKLLLHRDEINLLARKVREKGYTLVPVSLYIKGHLAKIGIGLGRGKKQYEKKDAIIESEAKRQISRTLKRQA